From Selenomonadales bacterium, the proteins below share one genomic window:
- a CDS encoding WYL domain-containing protein, producing the protein MPKNQNQKQKMLYIKTMLESETDREHGLSMSDLLTRLKELGIEAERKSVYDDIECLRASGMDIKLSRGKKFTYYLDSRPFETAELKLLVDAVQVAKALTVEQSRQLIKKIERLTGIHEAKKLNRHVVIQGRTKTVNEDVYEAIDAIHEAILADRKIRFGYFDWTVEKKKLLRHGGAPYHISPWALAYSDEQYYLVAYDSKEEMVKHYRVDKMVDVAVTDEARQGQEHFSDFQLEAYSNRVFGMFGGDERRITLECDNDMIGVILDRFGEDVMLIPCGESSFRVAVTVAVSTWFFSWLFGFENKVRIISPA; encoded by the coding sequence ATGCCGAAAAACCAGAATCAAAAACAAAAGATGCTATATATCAAGACTATGCTTGAAAGCGAAACCGACCGTGAGCATGGTCTGTCGATGTCTGACTTGTTGACACGGCTGAAAGAGCTGGGCATCGAAGCGGAGCGCAAGAGCGTCTACGACGATATCGAGTGTCTGCGCGCATCAGGCATGGATATCAAGCTGTCGCGCGGGAAAAAGTTCACATATTATCTGGATTCGCGGCCGTTCGAAACGGCAGAGCTGAAGCTCCTCGTCGATGCGGTGCAGGTCGCCAAAGCACTTACGGTCGAGCAGAGCCGTCAGCTTATCAAGAAGATAGAGCGGCTCACCGGTATCCACGAGGCGAAGAAGCTGAATCGCCATGTCGTGATACAAGGTCGTACCAAGACGGTCAACGAGGACGTATATGAGGCCATCGACGCCATCCATGAGGCGATCCTTGCCGATCGCAAGATACGGTTCGGCTATTTTGACTGGACGGTAGAAAAAAAGAAACTGCTCCGCCATGGTGGTGCACCGTACCACATCAGTCCGTGGGCACTGGCGTACAGTGATGAGCAGTATTATCTCGTTGCCTATGACAGTAAAGAGGAGATGGTCAAGCATTACCGCGTCGACAAGATGGTCGATGTTGCCGTCACAGACGAGGCGCGACAAGGGCAGGAGCACTTCTCCGACTTCCAGCTCGAAGCATACAGCAACCGTGTATTCGGTATGTTCGGCGGCGACGAACGACGTATCACGCTCGAATGTGACAACGACATGATCGGCGTCATCTTAGACCGATTCGGCGAAGACGTCATGCTCATCCCCTGCGGTGAAAGCTCCTTCCGCGTAGCTGTCACAGTCGCCGTCAGCACATGGTTCTTCTCATGGCTCTTCGGCTTCGAGAATAAAGTGCGCATCATAAGCCCTGCCG
- a CDS encoding DUF805 domain-containing protein has translation MMTWKQMFLFFQGRMGRKMFAVRYLTLAVISHILWLVMLFLETANMTFMVYLYPLLCLFYIPQSSLVVRRANDIDLKRGVTLVLLALLFVPSVLFEFWTTAPRSLAMLNILVSTVLVAFFCLKKGVPYETLKGLAPK, from the coding sequence ATGATGACGTGGAAGCAGATGTTTCTCTTTTTTCAGGGACGTATGGGACGGAAGATGTTCGCGGTGCGGTATCTGACATTGGCGGTGATCTCGCATATTTTATGGCTTGTGATGTTGTTTTTAGAAACTGCGAATATGACGTTTATGGTATATTTGTATCCGCTTTTATGTTTGTTTTATATTCCGCAATCATCGCTTGTGGTCAGACGTGCCAATGATATTGACCTTAAGCGGGGTGTGACGCTCGTGCTTCTTGCCTTGTTGTTCGTGCCGAGTGTGCTGTTCGAGTTCTGGACGACGGCTCCGCGCTCGCTCGCGATGCTCAATATTCTGGTAAGCACCGTCTTGGTTGCGTTTTTCTGCTTGAAAAAAGGTGTTCCTTACGAAACCTTGAAGGGGCTTGCGCCCAAATAA
- a CDS encoding Rrf2 family transcriptional regulator, with product MKISTKGRYALRLMLDLAIHQADGPVSLKTISIRQGVTVKYLEQIVPCLSRAGYLKSFRGVGGGYQLAKAPEEYRIGDILRAAETSLAPTACITGSQSCDRCDECLTRPFWIGLDQAIAHYVDSVTLADLLRENNL from the coding sequence ATGAAAATCTCGACCAAAGGACGCTATGCTCTTCGTCTGATGCTCGATCTGGCGATCCATCAGGCAGACGGCCCCGTTTCGCTCAAGACCATCTCCATACGTCAAGGTGTTACTGTCAAATATCTTGAACAGATCGTACCTTGCCTCTCTCGCGCAGGCTACCTCAAAAGTTTCCGCGGTGTCGGCGGTGGATATCAGCTCGCCAAGGCTCCCGAGGAATATCGCATCGGTGATATCTTGCGCGCGGCAGAAACATCACTTGCACCGACAGCCTGCATCACAGGTTCACAATCGTGCGACCGCTGTGACGAATGTCTGACCAGACCGTTCTGGATCGGGCTCGATCAGGCGATCGCGCATTATGTCGACAGCGTAACGCTCGCCGATCTTCTCCGTGAAAACAACTTATAA
- a CDS encoding flavodoxin, translating to MIAVVYWSGTGNTKAMAEAIARGAKAETLVDVDCLGDFDAAAYDKIAFGCPSMGAEQLEESVFEPFFAEAEMVLGGKKVALFGSYGWGDCSWMRDWEARVTASGATLLEEGLTINETPDDDGIALCEALGERLASA from the coding sequence ATGATTGCAGTAGTATATTGGAGTGGTACAGGAAATACAAAAGCTATGGCGGAGGCGATCGCGCGCGGTGCGAAAGCAGAAACCCTCGTCGATGTAGATTGCTTGGGTGACTTTGACGCAGCGGCGTACGACAAGATCGCATTCGGTTGCCCGTCGATGGGTGCGGAACAGCTCGAAGAAAGCGTATTTGAACCGTTCTTCGCCGAAGCGGAGATGGTGCTCGGCGGTAAAAAAGTCGCACTCTTCGGTTCGTATGGCTGGGGCGACTGCTCGTGGATGCGCGACTGGGAAGCGCGCGTTACGGCAAGCGGTGCCACCCTCTTGGAAGAAGGCTTGACGATCAACGAAACGCCCGACGACGACGGCATCGCGCTCTGCGAAGCCCTCGGCGAACGCTTGGCAAGTGCCTGA
- a CDS encoding DUF3793 family protein produces the protein MMKKWEQKITYHCAPVLTGVKPSNLVMFSCAECRDMWKTLNEYRQELGERGIEIRIFSSAGRAMLFIYRPTMLAECLAPPDVQDFLVRHGYERDMELKAALDMLAKRIVSSGEFPHEIGIFLGYPLSDVEGFLSSREDFLLCGEWKVYSEKEKAERLFALYRDARQRAVGKTIREMVS, from the coding sequence ATGATGAAAAAATGGGAACAAAAGATCACATATCATTGCGCGCCTGTCCTCACAGGGGTGAAGCCGTCGAATCTGGTGATGTTTTCGTGTGCAGAGTGCCGCGACATGTGGAAGACGCTCAATGAATATCGGCAAGAGCTTGGTGAGCGCGGGATCGAGATCCGCATATTCAGCTCGGCAGGGAGAGCCATGCTTTTCATCTATCGTCCGACGATGCTTGCCGAGTGTCTTGCGCCGCCTGATGTGCAGGACTTTCTCGTGCGTCACGGCTACGAGCGCGATATGGAGCTCAAAGCAGCACTCGATATGCTTGCCAAACGCATCGTATCATCGGGCGAGTTTCCGCATGAGATCGGCATCTTCCTCGGCTATCCGCTCTCCGATGTAGAGGGCTTCCTCTCCTCGCGTGAGGACTTTCTCCTCTGCGGTGAATGGAAGGTATACAGCGAAAAAGAGAAGGCAGAACGCCTCTTTGCCCTCTACCGCGATGCACGTCAGCGTGCCGTCGGCAAAACGATCCGTGAGATGGTCAGCTAA